GGACCGTCAACTCCAGCCTGCCAGGCCCGTCTGACTACGGCCGCCGAACCTACACCCGGCTGCAGTCAGAGCTGAGCTCTGCACCCGTCTGTGAAGACGCCCCTATTGAAGCTGGCATCGGAAAGGCCGGGCTGACGCCGAGGATCGGGCTCCCCCTAGCCGGATATGGAGACCGCAAGGGCCGTCCATCCACAGGAGTCCACGACAGCCTGTACGTGCGGTGTCTGGCCCTGTCTGCCGGCGACTGCAAGATCCTGCTCCTCACCCTGGAAGCGCTGATTGTCCCCTGGGAAGTTGCCCGAGGCGTGCTGGACGTGCTGCAACGGCAGGTGGGGCTGGAGCCCCGCTCGGTCTACTTCGGGGCTACCCACACCCACTCCGGAGCGGGTGGGTGGGGTAGGGGTCCCCTTGCGGAGGCCTTTGCCGGTCCGTTCGCAGCCGAAGTGGTGGAGATGTTCGTCGACAGCGCAGTGGCTGCGGCGGTGAGGGCATTCCGTGATCTGCGGCCAGCGGAGGTTTTCTGGGATCAATTTGGCGCTGCACGCTGGACGGCTAATCGCCTTGTGGGAGAAAGAGGCCAGATCGATTCCCTGTTCACTTTCTTGGCGGTGCGGCGTGACGGCAAGCCACTGGCCGTTGTCGGGAGCTTCGCAGCTCACGCTACCGTCCTCCCGGCGGAGAACTTGGAGTTCTCGGGCGACTGGCCGGGCT
Above is a window of candidate division KSB1 bacterium DNA encoding:
- a CDS encoding neutral/alkaline non-lysosomal ceramidase N-terminal domain-containing protein, which produces MKRWVRRLLFALLLFAVAVGAVSLRTVNSSLPGPSDYGRRTYTRLQSELSSAPVCEDAPIEAGIGKAGLTPRIGLPLAGYGDRKGRPSTGVHDSLYVRCLALSAGDCKILLLTLEALIVPWEVARGVLDVLQRQVGLEPRSVYFGATHTHSGAGGWGRGPLAEAFAGPFAAEVVEMFVDSAVAAAVRAFRDLRPAEVFWDQFGAARWTANRLVGERGQIDSLFTFLAVRRDGKPLAVVGSFAAHATVLPAENLEFSGDWPGYWSRALEQEGIPLAAYFAGGVGSHRPKGPGAGFERARAIGEALAQELLTRLPQASWRDRVSLRTVRVPIELGPLQLRISQKLTLAPWLGRKLLRPGPVWLSGLRIGDLVLLGAPADWSGELTNELRATADSLGLQVTVTSFNGGYVGYVVPDPYYPLDEYETRLMSFYGPHTGSYFLSLFRLLLSGLAGERTGRQGLG